The following nucleotide sequence is from Achromobacter spanius.
CCCCGCTTGAAACCCCTACGCCTGCGATACCGCCATGCTCCCCTCCTGCCTTACCTTGCTGCGCCGCGCACTTGCGCCCGCACTCCTGGCCCTGGCGCTGACGCCCGTCGGCGCTGCCGTCGCCAAGGACAAGCAACCGCCAATACGCATTGGCGAGATCAACAGCTACAAGGCCATACCCGCCTTTCTGGGGCCGTATAAGAAAGGCTGGCAGTTGGCGGTGGAACAGGTCAATGCCGAAGGCGGCGTGCTGGGCAGGAAGCTGGAAGTCATCTCACGCGATGACAACGGCAACCCGGGCGATTCGGTGCGCGCCGCGCAAGAGCTGATTGCCCGCGAAAAAGTGGAACTGCTGTTCGGCGGCTTCCTCTCCAACACCGGCTTGGCGCTGACCGACTTCGCCAAACAGCAGAAAGTGTTCTTCCTGGCCGCCGAGCCGCTGACCGACAAGATCACCTGGCAAGAGGGCAACCGCTACACCTACCGCCTGCGCCCTTCCACCTGGATGCACGTGGCGGCGCTGGCGCCCAAGGCGCTGGCCTTGCGCAAGAAGCGCTGGGCCATCGTCTACCCCAATTACGAATACGGGCAATCCGCCGTGGCCACCTTCAAGGCCATGATGAAGTCGTTCCAGTCCGACGTGGAATTCGTGGCGGAACAAGCCGTGCCGCTGGGCAAGGTGGATGCCGGCGCGGTGGTGCAGGCCCTGGCCGACGCCAAGCCCGACGCCATCTTCAACGTGCTGTTCGCCGCCGACCTGACCCGCTTCGTGCGCGAGGGCAACACCCGTGGACTGTTCGAGAACATGCCCGTGGTGTCCGTGCTGTCGGGCGAACCGGAATACCTGGAACCGCTGGGCGCCGACACCCCCACGGGCTGGATCGTGACCGGCTACCCCTGGTATGCCATCGACACGCCCGCCAACACCGCCTTCGTCGAGGCCTACAAGAAGCGCTACAACGAAACGCCCAAAGTGGGGTCAGTGGTGGGCTATGCGTCGCTGATGTCCATCGCCCAAGGCCTGAAGGCCGCCGGCGCCGTGGACACCGAGAAGCTGGTGGACGCCTTTGCCGGCCTGAAGGTGGACACGCCCTATGGCCAGATCCAATACCGCAAGATCGACCATCAATCGACGATGGGCGTCTACGTGGGCGTGACGGCCCTGGAAGACGGCAAGGGCATCATGAAAGACTTCGCCTATATCGACGGCGCCCGCCTGCAGCCGCCCGATGAGCAAGTCCGCAAGATGCGTCCCGCGCACTGATGAGCCTGTCGGGGCTGCTGTCGCAGCTGCTTAACGGCCTGGCAGACGCCAGCGCCTTGTTCCTGGTGTCCGCGGGCCTGTCGCTGATATTCGGCGTGACCCGCGTGGTGAACTTCGCCCACGGCTCGTTCTACATGCTGGGCGTCTACCTGGCCTGGACATTCACCACCTGGTTCGGCAACGGCCCCGCGTATTGGGCGGGCCTGTTGCTGGCCGCGCTGGTGACCGGCCTGATCGGCGCCGCGGCCGAATGGCTGGTGCTCAAGCGCCTGTACCGGGCGCCTGAATTGTTCCAGTTACTGGCCACGTTTGCGCTGGTGCTCATCATCGGCGATGCGGCGCTGGCCATCTGGGGCCCCGAGGATCTGTTCGCCGCGCGCGCCCCCGGCCTGTCCGGCGCGGTCCAGATCCTGGGCCGCCGCTTTCCGCAGTACGACCTGCTGTTGATCGCCGCCGGCCCCATCGTGCTGGGCCTGTTGTGGCTGCTCTTGATGCGTACGCGCTGGGGCCGTTTGCTGCGCGCCGCCGCGGAAAACCGCAGCATGCTGGCCGCGCTGGGCGTGAACCAGGCCTGGCTGTTCACCTCCGCTTTTACCTTGGGCGCCTTCCTGGCCGGGCTGGGCGGCGCGCTTGCCGCCCCGCGTGTCCCCGCCACCCTGGGGCTGGACCTGGAGATCATCGCCAGCGCGTTCGTGGTGGTGGTGGTGGGCGGCCTGGGGTCGATACCCGGCGCCTTTCTGGCCGCGCTGCTGATCTGCTGCGTCAAAGCCGTGTTCGTTTTCCTGGGGCAGGTGCACATCGGCCCCTGGGTGTTCAACCTGTCGAAACTGACCTTGCTGGCCGAGTTTGCCGTGATGGCGGTAGTGCTGGTGGTGCGCCCTTGGGGCTTGCTGGGCAAGCCGCCTGCCCCCAGCGCCCACGCCAGTGCGCCCGAACGCCCCATTGCGCCCGCCGGCCGTCGGCTGCGGCTTGCCTATGGCCTGTTGCTGCTTCTGCTGGCGCTGGTGCCCGTCGCAACCTTGCAGTGGCCGTACCTGGGCATCTTGATGACCGAGATCCTCATTGCCGCCCTGTTCGCGGCCAGCCTGCACTTTTTGACCGGCCTGGCGGGCATGACCTCTTTTGGCCACGCCGCCTGGTTTGGCTTGGGCGCCTATGGCGCCGCGCTGCTGCTCAAGCTGGCGGCCGTTCCCATGGAGGCCGCCCTGCTGCTGGGCCCCTTTGCCGCCGCGTTCGGCGCGCTGCTGTTCGGCTGGTTCTGCGTGCGCCTGTCCGGCGTGTACCTGGCCATGCTGACGCTGGCCGTTGCGCAAATACTGTGGGCGCTTGCCTATCAGTGGGATGACGTCACGGGCGGCAGCAATGGCCTGATCGGGCTGTGGCCCGCGCCATGGCTGACGCAAGGCCCCTGGTTCTATTACGTGACGCTGGCCGTGTGCGCGGCCGGCATCGCCTGGCTGCGCCGTCTGGCTTTTTCACCACTGGGTTATGCGCTGCGCGGCGTGCGCGATTCGCCCTTGCGCGCCGAGGCGCTGGGCGTGGAGACCCGGCGCGTACAGTGGGCAGGCTTCGTCGCGGCGTCCTTCGCGGCGGGCATGGCGGGGTCGCTCTATGCGTTTTCCAAAGGCAGCATCGCCCCCGACGTGATGGCGGTGAGCCGCTCGGTGGACGGGCTGGTGATGGTCTTGCTGGGCGGCTTGCAGACGCTGGCGGGGCCGTTGGTGGGCGCGGCCGCCTACACCTGGCTGCAAGACGCCGCCGCGCGCAGCACCGAGTACTGGCACGCCGTGCTGGGCCTGGCCATCCTGGCGCTGGTCATGGTCTTTCCGGACGGCTTGGCGGGAGCCGCGGCGCGGCTACGCGGGAGGCGTGCATGACGTCCACCGGCGCCCTGCTGCAAGTGGAAGGCTTGCGCAAATCCTTTGGCGGCATCGACGCGCTGGCCGGCGTGTCCTTCACGCTTGAAGCGGGCCGGATGCTGGCCTTGATTGGCCCGAATGGCGCGGGCAAGTCCACCTGCTTCAACGTGCTGGGCGGCCAGCTACGGCCGGACGCCGGATCCGTACGGTTGGACGGCCGCGAACTGGTGGGCCTGTCGGCCGGCAAGATCTGCCGGCTGGGCGTGGGCCGCACTTTTCAGACCGCCGCCACGTTCCGGTCGATGACAGTGCGCGAAAACGTGCAGACCGCCCTGCTGGCGCGCGACCGCCTGCTGTTTCGCCCCTGGCGCCGCGCGGACCAACACGCGGCCGACGAAGCCATGGCCTTGTTGTCGCAAGTGCAAATGGCCGACAAGGCCGAGTCGCCCTGCGGCACCTTGGCCTATGGCGACGTCAAGCGGGTTGAGCTTGCCATGGCGCTGGCGCACCAACCGCGCCTGCTGCTGATGGACGAACCCACAGCCGGCATGGCCACCAACGAAAGGCACGCGCTGATGCGGCTGACGCGTCAACTGGCCGACACTCAGCGCATCGCGGTGCTGTTCACCGAACACAGCCTGGACGTGGTGTTCAAGCACGCCGACCACATCGCGGTACTGGTGCGCGGCGCGCTGCTGGCCGAAGGCGCCCCCGCCGTCATCGCGGCGGACGAACGAGTGCGCGCGGCCTACCTGGGCACCGAAGCGCCCTGAAGCCCGGCGCGGCAATCCGGCTTGAACTCGGGCTTCAACTCGAGCTTCAACCCGTGCGTTGACCCGTACCGCTTGACCCATGCGGATCAACCTCGTCCTGCGCATGGGGCGCTTGGCATTCCCAGAAAATCCTGGCCTGGCAGCCCGCGCATATATCGCGGTCCAGCCGGGCGTAGATCGAGCGCAGGGCCGTTGCCTTGTCGGGGTAGATATGGTCGGCGCCCAGCCGATCCAGAAAGCCCGTGCGCCGCCACATGTCCAGCACTTCAGGCCGGGGGCGGTGGAAATACAGGTCGCCTCCCATCGCACGCCGGGCCGCAAGCTCGTCTTCCCAGACCTGCGCGCCGGCCAGGTCAATGAAGTTCATGCTCTTGGCCATCACCAGCAGGTGGCGCGGCGCATCGGGTGCGGCACGCAGCTCGTGCAAACGTTGCGCCACATGGGCCGCCGCCCCAAAGTAGATAGAGCCTTCCATGCGCAACAGCTTCAGTTGCGGGCATTCGGGCAAAGCGTCTGGCTGATGCGCAAGTACGACAAAACGCCGATCCGGGCCACGCGAATCAAACCCCATCGTGCGCATCGCCGGGCGCGAGGTGCGATGCAGATACGCCATCAGCGACAGCACGGTGCCCAGCAGAATCGCCACTTCCATGCGAATGGTGACGGTGGCGGCCAGCGTGGCGGCGGCAATCGCGCATTCGCCGCGCTGCATGCCGATCAGTTGCCGCCAACGCGGAATATCCAGCAGCGTCCAGGCCACCAGCAACAGCAGCCCGGAAATGGCGGCGTTCGGAATCATGGCCAGCAAGGGGGCCGACAAGGCCACCAACACCACCAGCAGCACGGCGGAAAAAACCGCCGCCAGGGGCGTTCTGGCGCCCGCTTCGAAATTGGGAATGGACCGGTTCAACGACCCGCACGACAAGTAGCAGGAAAAGAAGCCGCCCACGATGTTGGACAGCCCCTGGCCCACGAATTCGCGATTGGCGTCGATGCGCTGACCTGATCGGGTAGCCACCGCCTTGGCGATGGAAATGGATTGCGCCAGCGCCACGATGGTCAGCGCGAACGCCAGGCTGAGCAGGTCAGGCAAGGCGCGCCAATCCACGCTCGGGACATGAAACGGCGGCCACGGTTGCGCGATGGCGCCCACCACCGACACCGGATCCCCGCCGTGCCTGGCGACCCACGAATTGAATGCCGCGGCCGCCAGCGCACCGGCCACCAGACCAAACAGCATGTAGGGCTTACGCTTGTCCAGCCGGCGCGTCAGCAAGGCCACGCCCAAGGTCACAAGCGTCACCATCACCGCGCCCGGGTGTATCTGGTCCAGATGCGTGCCCACGCTGACCAGCAAGGCGCCCGCGCCATGAGAGTCCGGCGACGGCACGCCCAGGCCGTCCTTCAAGGCATGCACCGCGATCAGAATGGCCGCGCCGCTGGTAAAGCCGAACAGGGCCGACGGTGAAATGAAGTGCGCCAGCGACCCCAGGCGCAGCGTGCCCACCAGCCACTGCATCAGGCCAACCAACACCGTGACCGCCAGCGCCAGCTCGATGTAGCCAGGGCTACCGGCCACAGCCAAGGGCGTCAGCACTGCGAACAAGGCCAGCGAATTGGCATTGGTGGGGCCCGACATGACATGGCGACTGGACCCGAACAGCGCCGCGACAATACAGGGGATGATGGCGGAATACAGGCCGTATTCGGCGGGCAGCCCGGCCAGCGTGGCAAAGGCCACGCCTTGCGGCAGCACCAGCAGCGCGCCCAACAGCCCGGCGGACAAATCCGCGCGCAAGGTCACGCGGCTGACGTCGTCCACCCACGAACCGAATAGGCGGCTCGCCAGTTTGCTTGCCCCACCCGTCATCTTGTCGCCTGCTCCCTCTTGTTGCCCGCGCCGTCTTCTCGTCGGCGGCTTGATGTGTGGAAAGCCGTCTAGCGTAATCCCTCACGGTGGCGCACGCAACGCAAACGGGCTGCGGACGGCTCAGGCCGCCCCGCCGCCGCGCCGCGCACGCATGGCGTGCCCGATGGCCATCAGCACGTCGTCGGACACCAGGCGCGCCGCCATGGGCAAGAGTTCATCTTCTTCACGCTGGATGTGGGCGGCATAGGCCTGCGTGAATGCCTGGACCTGCTCGGGCGGCAAGCTCGCCGGCCGGCCGGCCGCCACCTGGGCCAGGGTCTGGCGCAATGGCGCCCACAAGCGTTCCAAGCGGCGATGCTCGTCCATCAGGCCCTGCACCAGCGCGTGCAGGCAGCCCGCGTCCGACCCCGCCATGGATTCGATCAAGGCAGGAAACAGGTCTTGTTCTTCGTCTTCATGATGATGCGCGGCCGCGGTCTCGAAATAACGGGACACGCTGGCGGCGGCGGTTTGCGCGGCCTCGTCGCTGCCATGCTGCGGAAGGTGCGCGGCCAGCCGCGTCAGCGTGGCGCACTGACGCGCGATGCGCCCGTGACAGGCCGACAACAGCGCCAGCGGATCATCCGCCCCCGGCGCGGGCGCCGGACCACCAGGAAAGCTCACCGCCATCGCACACCTCCCAAGCATGCCCCTTAACCGGAATGGCCACGCCACCACATTCGGACCGAGTCCCAGGCGCGCCCCGCGAATCCCGCTTCGGCCACGGGTTCCAGCGCCACCACCGGAAACTGCATCGCCGGCTTGCCGTCCACCATCACGCGCAAGGCCCCCACCGTTTGCTGGGCCGCGATGGGCGCCACCAGCGGCTGCTGCGGCGTCCACACGGGTTCGACCTTGGCGCCAGCCGGCACGGTCACATAGGCATCCCGCGCGAAGCCCGCCTTCAAGCTGTCGCTTGCGCCTTTCCAGACTTCGGGCGTGGCCACCTCCTGGCCGCGCGCGTACAGCTTGATGGTATTGAAACCCTGGAATCCCCACTCCAGCAACTGCCGGCTTTCCTGCGTGCGCAGCTTGTCGGACGCCGTGCCCACCACCACCGTGATCAAGCGCCGCTGGTCGGCGCCATTGGGTCGGCGCGCGCTGGCAATGATGCAATAGCCGGCGGACTCGGTATGCCCCGTCTTCAACCCGTCCACGCTGGGGTCCAGCCACAGCAGACGGTTGCGGTTGGGCTGCGTGATCTTGTTGAACGTGAACTGCTTGGCCGAATCGTAGGTCTTGTACAACTGCGGGAAATCGCGGATGAAGCGCGTGGCCAGAATGGACAGGTCGCTGGCCGTGGAATAGGTGCCCGGGTCGGGCAAGCCATGCGGGCTGGCAAAGTGCGTGGCGTGCAGGCCCAGCCTTGCCGCCGTGTCGTTCATGCGCGCGACGAAGGCTTCCACGCTGCCGGAAACGGCTTCCGCCAAGGCAATGGCCGCGTCGTTGCCGGACTGGATCATCAAGCCGCGCAGCAAGTCATCCACCGTCACTTTCGAGCCAGGCTCCAGGAACATCTTCGAGCTGCCCGCGGGCACTTTCCAGGCCCGCGTCGAAATAAGCACCGTTTGGTCCGGCGTCAATTCCTTCTTGTTCAATGCCTCGAACACCACGTAGGCCGTCATGATCTTGGTCAGCGATGCCGGTTCAATCCGGGTGGTGGCCGCGTGCGACGCGATCACCTGTCCGCTGGTCTCATCCAGCAACAGCCAGGCCTTGGCCGACAACACCGGTTCGGGCATCGATTGCGCCATCGCGCTGGACAGGCATGCGGTTGCGACGAGCAAGCTCGCCGCCAGTTTCTTCATCAGCATAGGGGTACGTTGCATTCCTGCATTCTGGTTTTTCGCACGCAATTGGAACACGGCGGGCAGCATTGGTTCAGCGTCGCGCCGCGCTGCAAATACAGGGCTTTCCGACACGGCATTTCCGGCGGAACCCTTGCAGCAAGCACTTTTCTGCGTCAAAACAACAAACAGCGGCTTAAATCCCGGCGAAAAGCCGCTTAAACGACGCGTCTTCCGCTATCATCGGGCGCGTGGCGTTCAATGCCGATACCCGGCGCGCGCTGCCTCATGTCCTCAACTACGGATTTTGACCATGGCCACGAAAGCAAAAGCTCCTGCCAAGAAAGTCACCAAGCCCGCCGTCAAGGCGCCCGCAAAGAAGGCAACCGCCGCCAAGACTGCTGTGAAGCCCGCAGCAAAGAAGGCCGTCGCCGCCAAGAAGGTCGCTGCTGCACCCAAGGCCATCAAGGCTGCCCTGAACAAGACCCAACTGGTCGCTTACATCGTTGAGCAATCCGGCGTTGAAGCCAAGGCCGTCAAGGCCGTTCTGGCCAGCCTGGAAACCTCGGTGCTGGGTTCCGTGGACAAGAAGGGCGTCGGCGAATTCACGCTGCCCGGCCTGTTCAAGGTTGCCGTGCAGAAGGTTCCCGCCAAGGCCAAGCGCTTCGGCAAGGACCCGTTCACTGGCGTTGAGCGCTGGTTCCCCGCCAAGCCGGCTTCGGTCAAGGTGAAGGTTCGCCCGCTCAAGAAGCTGAAGGACGCCGCGCAGTAATTCGCGCGACCATCCGGTCAAGCCGGAAAGGCCCGCCTCGAAAGAGGCGGGCCTTTCTTTTTTTGCCGACCATTTTGCGTGACTCCGAATCGGCGGTTAGAATTTATCTTAACGTTAAGAAACTTCATATCAAAGTATTACACCATGCCTACGACTGACCTTGTCGATCTGGTGATCTCGCAATGGAGCACGGAATGTCCCACGCAGGACTTTGCCGCCATGGCCGTCATCACCCGCGTGTTCCGCTTGAACGCCTTCGCCACCCGCAACGTGAATCGCAGCTTTCGCCGCCACAACCTGCACCAGGGCGAATTCGATGTGCTGGCCACGCTTTACCGCACGGGCGCGCCGCACGCCATGAATCCGCAGAAGCTGGTTGACGCGCTGCTGCTTACCTCGGGCGCCATGACCAACCGGCTGGACCGCCTGGAGCAAGCCGGCCTGCTGGTGCGCAACCCCAACCCGGACGACCGCCGCGGCATCATCGTGTCGCTCACCGCGGAAGGCCTGCGCGTGATCAAGCTGGTGCTGAAGGACTATTTGAAGGACCTGGGCGAACTGCTCGACCCACTATCCCCCACGGAACGCAAGCAACTGGCCGGGCTGTTGAAAAAACTGCTGCTCAAACATGATCAGGAAACTCCGGGAGGCATCGGCGCCTGACACGCAGTACCCATCCGGCCGATTCGATTTCGCCGCCTGCCTTACCCGCCAGACTCTTACCCGCCCGACTCGCCTTACCTCTTATGACTTCCGCTTCCGCCCCCACCCCGATGCCGGTGCTGACCGCGCCCATCATCCTGTTGATGTCCGTGGCTACCGGCCTGGCCGTCGCCAGCAACTACTACGCGCAGCCTCTGTTGCACACGATCGGCCAGCAATTCGGGCTGTCAAACGCGGCGGCCGGCGCCATCGTCACCACCGCTCAACTCAGCTATGCGCTGGGGTTGATGCTGCTGGTGCCATTGGGCGACCTGTTCGAACGCCGCGGCCTGATTGTGCTGATGACGCTATTGTCCGCAGGCGGGCTGCTGATTTCGTCCTTTGCCAACAACATCATCGTGCTGCTGGTGGGCACCGCGCTGACGGGCCTGCTGTCCGTCGTCGCCCAGATTCTGGTGCCGTTCGCGGCGACCCTGGCCGCGCCGCATGAGCGAGGCAAGGCCGTGGGCACCGTCATGAGCGGCCTGTTGCTGGGTATTTTGCTGGCCCGCACCGTTGCCGGCGCGCTGGCCGACCTGGGCAGTTGGCGCACGGTGTACTGGGTGGCCGCCATCCTGATGCTGATCATGTCCGCCGTTCTTTGGCGCGTGCTGCCCCGCTATCAGAGTCCGACGTCGATGAGCTACCCCCGCCTGCTGGGTTCGATCCTGCGCATGTTCGTCGAAGAGCCGCTGTTTCGCGCCCGATCGCTGCTGGGCTTTCTGTTGTTCGCCGCGTTCAGCATGCTGTGGACGCCGCTGACCTTCCTGCTCGCCAGCCCCCCTTATGCGTTCAGCAATACCACCATCGGCCTGTTCGGGTTGGCGGGAGCGGCGGGCGCCTATGCCGCCAACCGGTTTGGCCGGCTGGCCGACCAGGGCCTGGGCAACCTGGCTACCCGCGTCGGGCTGCTGTTGTTGCTGGGTTCCTGGGGCTGTTGGCGTTTGGCCAGATGTCGATGCTGGCGCTGCTGGCGGGCATCGTGGTGCAGGACCTGGCGATCCAGGGCGTCCATGTCACCAATAGCAGTTCGCTGTATCGCCTGCGCCCCGAAGCCCGCAGCCGCCTGACCGCCGGCTACATGACCAGCTACTTCCTCGGCGGCGCCTCCGGTTCACTGGTATCGTCCTGGCTTTACGCCCATTTCGGCTGGCCCGGCGTGGTCATCGCGGGCGCTGTTCTGGGCGTGGTTACATTGGCCTATGGCGCCTTGGCGCCCAGTGCGCGCATCCCCGAAACAGCCCCGCCCCCGCGCCGCGTCTAGCACCTCCTATAATCAGGGGTTTTGACCGCCACCGCGTCAGGCCGCCCCCGCGTCCACGCGGCGGGGCGGCTCACCCTTTTTTGCCACCGTGCCCGAGCCCATGCAGGAACGTTACCTCCCCACTACCGTCGAAGCGGCCGCCCAACAAGACTGGCAGGCCCGCGACGCCTATCTGGTCCATGAACACGCGAAGAACGCCGACGGCTCCGAAAAGCCGAAGTTCTACGCCTGCTCGATGCTGCCCTACCCCAGCGGCAAGCTGCACATGGGCCACGTGCGCAACTACACCATCAACGACATGATGGCGCGCCAGTTGCGCATGCGTGGCTATAACGTCCTGATGCCCATGGGCTGGGACGCCTTCGGCATGCCGGCGGAAAACGCCGCCATCAAGTCCAAGGTGCCGCCGGCCAAATGGACCTACGACAACATCGCCTACATGAAGAAGCAGATGAAGGCGATGGGTCTGGCAATCGACTGGACGCGCGAAATGTGCGCCTGCGATCCCCAGTACTACAAGTGGAACCAGTGGCTGTTCCTGAAAATGCTGGAAAAAGGCGTGGCCTACCGCAAGACCCAGGTTGTGAACTGGGACCCGGTTGACCAAACCGTGCTGGCCAACGAACAGGTCATCGACGGCCGTGGCTGGCGCTCGGGCGCGCTGGTTGAAAAGCGCGAGATTCCTGGCTACTACCTGCGCATCACCGACTACGCCGACGAGCTGCTGGGCGCCGTCCAGAACGACCTGCCCGGTTGGCCCGAGCGCGTGCGCCTGATGCAGGAAAACTGGATCGGCAAGTCCGAGGGCCTGCGTTTCGCCTTCCCGCACAAGATCGCCGGCCAGGACGGCCAACTGATCCAGGACGGCAAGCTGTATGTCTTCACCACCCGCGCCGACACCATCATGGGCGTGACCTTCTGCGCCGTGGCGCCGGAACACCCGTTGGCCACGCACGCCGCGCGCAACAACCCCGAGCTGGCCGCCTTCATCGAACAGTGCAAGCTGGGCGGCACGACCGAGGCCGAGATGGCCACGCGCGAAAAGGAAGGCATGCGCACGGGCCTGACCGTCACGCACCCGATCACGGGCGCGGACGTCGAGGTCTGGGTGGGCAACTACGTGCTGATGACCTACGGCGACGGCGCCGTCATGGGCGTGCCCGCGCACGACGAACGCGATTTCGCCTTCGCCAAGAAATACGACCTGCCCATCGCGCAGGTCGTGGACGTGGCCGGCAAGGAATACTCCACCGCCGCCTGGCAGGAATGGTATGGCGACAAGCAGTCGGGCCGCACCATCAACTCCGGCAAATACGACGGCCTGTCGCACAAAGAAGCCGTGGACGCCATCGCCACCGACCTGGGCGCGCAAGGCCTGGGCGAAAAGCAGACCACCTGGCGCCTGCGCGACTGGGGCATCTCGCGCCAGCGCTACTGGGGCACCCCGATCCCGATCATCCACTGCGCCGATTGCGGCCCGGTGCCGGTTCCCGAAAAAGACCTGCCCGTTGTCCTGCCCGACGACCTGATCCCCGATGGCAGCGGCAACCCGCTAGCCAAGAACGAAGCCTTCCTGTCCTGCGCCTGCCCCAACTGCGGCAAGCCCGCGCGCCGCGAAACGGACACGATGGATACCTTCGTGGATTCGTCCTGGTACTTCATGCGCTATACCTCGCCGGGCAACGACAACGCCATGGTCGACGCGCGCAATGATTACTGGATGCCGATGGACCAGTACATCGGCGGCATCGAGCACGCCGTGCTGCACCTGCTGTATGCGCGCTTCTGGACCAAGGTCATGCGCGACATGGGCCTGCTCAATTTTGACGAGCCCTTCACCAAGCTGCTGTGCCAGGGCATGGTGCTGAACCACATCTATTCGCGCAAGACGGCCCAGGGCGGTATTGAATATTTCTGGCCTGAAGATGTTGAAAACGTCTACGACGAGCGTGGCGCCATCACCGGCGCCAAGCTGAAGTCGGACGGTTCGGCCATTACGTATGGCGGCGTGGGCACGATGTCCAAGTCCAAGAACAACGGCGTCGACCCGCAATCGCTGATCGACACGCTGGGCGCCGACACGGCTCGCCTGTTCGTCATGTTCGCCAGCCCGCCCGAGCAGACCCTTGAATGGTCGGATTCCGGCGTGGAAGGCTCCAACCGCTTCCTGCGCCGCCTGTGGTCCATCAGCTACGCGCGCCGCGACGCCGTGGCCCGTGGCCTGGCCAATGGCGCCGACTGGTCGCAAGCCACCGCCGCCGTCAAGGATCTGCGCCGCGAGGTCTACACGCTGCTCAAGCAGGCCGACTACGACTACCAGCGCATCCAGTACAACACCGTCGTGTCCGCCTGCATGAAGATGCTGAACGCCATCGACGACGCCAAGCTGCCCGAAGATGCCGCCGCCGATGCCGCTTATGCCGAAACGCTGGGCGTGCTGCTGCGCGTGCTGTACCCGGTGGTGCCGCACATCACCTGGCATCTGTGGCAAGACCTGGGCTACGCAAAAGAGCTGGGCGACCTGCTGGACGCACCGTGGCCGCATGTGGACGAAGCCGCCCTGATCGCGGACGAAATCGAGCTGATGCTCCAGGTCAACGGCAAGCTGCGCGGCTCCATCCGCGTGGCCGCCGGCGCCGCCAAGGAAGACATCGAAAAACTCGCAGCCAGCCAGGAAGAGGTTTCCCGCTTCCTGGAAGGCCGTCCGCCCAAGCGCG
It contains:
- a CDS encoding hemerythrin domain-containing protein; protein product: MAVSFPGGPAPAPGADDPLALLSACHGRIARQCATLTRLAAHLPQHGSDEAAQTAAASVSRYFETAAAHHHEDEEQDLFPALIESMAGSDAGCLHALVQGLMDEHRRLERLWAPLRQTLAQVAAGRPASLPPEQVQAFTQAYAAHIQREEDELLPMAARLVSDDVLMAIGHAMRARRGGGAA
- a CDS encoding HU family DNA-binding protein, encoding MATKAKAPAKKVTKPAVKAPAKKATAAKTAVKPAAKKAVAAKKVAAAPKAIKAALNKTQLVAYIVEQSGVEAKAVKAVLASLETSVLGSVDKKGVGEFTLPGLFKVAVQKVPAKAKRFGKDPFTGVERWFPAKPASVKVKVRPLKKLKDAAQ
- a CDS encoding D-alanyl-D-alanine carboxypeptidase family protein; translated protein: MLMKKLAASLLVATACLSSAMAQSMPEPVLSAKAWLLLDETSGQVIASHAATTRIEPASLTKIMTAYVVFEALNKKELTPDQTVLISTRAWKVPAGSSKMFLEPGSKVTVDDLLRGLMIQSGNDAAIALAEAVSGSVEAFVARMNDTAARLGLHATHFASPHGLPDPGTYSTASDLSILATRFIRDFPQLYKTYDSAKQFTFNKITQPNRNRLLWLDPSVDGLKTGHTESAGYCIIASARRPNGADQRRLITVVVGTASDKLRTQESRQLLEWGFQGFNTIKLYARGQEVATPEVWKGASDSLKAGFARDAYVTVPAGAKVEPVWTPQQPLVAPIAAQQTVGALRVMVDGKPAMQFPVVALEPVAEAGFAGRAWDSVRMWWRGHSG
- a CDS encoding ABC transporter permease — protein: MSLSGLLSQLLNGLADASALFLVSAGLSLIFGVTRVVNFAHGSFYMLGVYLAWTFTTWFGNGPAYWAGLLLAALVTGLIGAAAEWLVLKRLYRAPELFQLLATFALVLIIGDAALAIWGPEDLFAARAPGLSGAVQILGRRFPQYDLLLIAAGPIVLGLLWLLLMRTRWGRLLRAAAENRSMLAALGVNQAWLFTSAFTLGAFLAGLGGALAAPRVPATLGLDLEIIASAFVVVVVGGLGSIPGAFLAALLICCVKAVFVFLGQVHIGPWVFNLSKLTLLAEFAVMAVVLVVRPWGLLGKPPAPSAHASAPERPIAPAGRRLRLAYGLLLLLLALVPVATLQWPYLGILMTEILIAALFAASLHFLTGLAGMTSFGHAAWFGLGAYGAALLLKLAAVPMEAALLLGPFAAAFGALLFGWFCVRLSGVYLAMLTLAVAQILWALAYQWDDVTGGSNGLIGLWPAPWLTQGPWFYYVTLAVCAAGIAWLRRLAFSPLGYALRGVRDSPLRAEALGVETRRVQWAGFVAASFAAGMAGSLYAFSKGSIAPDVMAVSRSVDGLVMVLLGGLQTLAGPLVGAAAYTWLQDAAARSTEYWHAVLGLAILALVMVFPDGLAGAAARLRGRRA
- a CDS encoding SulP family inorganic anion transporter, translated to MTGGASKLASRLFGSWVDDVSRVTLRADLSAGLLGALLVLPQGVAFATLAGLPAEYGLYSAIIPCIVAALFGSSRHVMSGPTNANSLALFAVLTPLAVAGSPGYIELALAVTVLVGLMQWLVGTLRLGSLAHFISPSALFGFTSGAAILIAVHALKDGLGVPSPDSHGAGALLVSVGTHLDQIHPGAVMVTLVTLGVALLTRRLDKRKPYMLFGLVAGALAAAAFNSWVARHGGDPVSVVGAIAQPWPPFHVPSVDWRALPDLLSLAFALTIVALAQSISIAKAVATRSGQRIDANREFVGQGLSNIVGGFFSCYLSCGSLNRSIPNFEAGARTPLAAVFSAVLLVVLVALSAPLLAMIPNAAISGLLLLVAWTLLDIPRWRQLIGMQRGECAIAAATLAATVTIRMEVAILLGTVLSLMAYLHRTSRPAMRTMGFDSRGPDRRFVVLAHQPDALPECPQLKLLRMEGSIYFGAAAHVAQRLHELRAAPDAPRHLLVMAKSMNFIDLAGAQVWEDELAARRAMGGDLYFHRPRPEVLDMWRRTGFLDRLGADHIYPDKATALRSIYARLDRDICAGCQARIFWECQAPHAQDEVDPHGSSGTGQRTG
- a CDS encoding ABC transporter substrate-binding protein, which gives rise to MLPSCLTLLRRALAPALLALALTPVGAAVAKDKQPPIRIGEINSYKAIPAFLGPYKKGWQLAVEQVNAEGGVLGRKLEVISRDDNGNPGDSVRAAQELIAREKVELLFGGFLSNTGLALTDFAKQQKVFFLAAEPLTDKITWQEGNRYTYRLRPSTWMHVAALAPKALALRKKRWAIVYPNYEYGQSAVATFKAMMKSFQSDVEFVAEQAVPLGKVDAGAVVQALADAKPDAIFNVLFAADLTRFVREGNTRGLFENMPVVSVLSGEPEYLEPLGADTPTGWIVTGYPWYAIDTPANTAFVEAYKKRYNETPKVGSVVGYASLMSIAQGLKAAGAVDTEKLVDAFAGLKVDTPYGQIQYRKIDHQSTMGVYVGVTALEDGKGIMKDFAYIDGARLQPPDEQVRKMRPAH
- a CDS encoding ABC transporter ATP-binding protein; the protein is MTSTGALLQVEGLRKSFGGIDALAGVSFTLEAGRMLALIGPNGAGKSTCFNVLGGQLRPDAGSVRLDGRELVGLSAGKICRLGVGRTFQTAATFRSMTVRENVQTALLARDRLLFRPWRRADQHAADEAMALLSQVQMADKAESPCGTLAYGDVKRVELAMALAHQPRLLLMDEPTAGMATNERHALMRLTRQLADTQRIAVLFTEHSLDVVFKHADHIAVLVRGALLAEGAPAVIAADERVRAAYLGTEAP